A segment of the Gossypium hirsutum isolate 1008001.06 chromosome D10, Gossypium_hirsutum_v2.1, whole genome shotgun sequence genome:
caacatctagtaaaactcgatttttcttttctatttctagttttcgttatgttatttattagtttttcgtatttgataatttaaatataaattattcaattttatattttattttatatataaatatttatttatttatttatatttatatatttgttcgCTAACATGTTGACACCGAAGAACAAGCTTAGCTTGTGGTGTTGGATAGTGTTCCCACTAAACTTTTCTTAAAGAGGAGAGGGATTCTAGTGGTTGATGACTTCTGCTTATACTGATGCTGCAATTTAGAGGCAGAACATTTGAACTATGCACTATTTGATTGCAATGGAAGCCAATTGGTGGGAGAGACTagggaaataaattttattataaattaataaataattttaaagataattaaatatagatataattattatatttttatgaatgaCTTTTTGTGGGatttaatttgtgatttttttgaaagataatatataaatttaggaGAGGAATTTATTTACATTGATGTAAAACTTAAGTGGTTTTacaccattttataattttttatatttttaatattttaacaatccaactgtcatatttcatatttcaattaTGTAGATCATGTGTGTCAAGTTtagcataaattaaaaaattttaactattcattttatgtaaaagcTTTCAACCGTTAAATATATATTAGCGTAGACAATATTTTAGACCGGCATGATAGAGATATTagataaattcaaaaatttacatgtatgacatgtataaatattttgataaatttaatggttgaattgttaaaatatttaacttataaaaattaaaaaaaaatgtaaaaccaTTTAAATTTTACACTAATATAAATAGATTCTTTCCGATAAATTTATATCAAATGTCTATTTATATGGTGAGCAACAAGATGGTGCCattgtttatttatataatttttttgagaatatatagcatatttataagctgaatgttataattttgtaataatttataGATATTAAAGAAAAAGTGGTAGAACTCAAACTTATGAAAATCAACCAGATTATCTTTATTATGCGTCACTtccaataaaaaaaactaatttgccCAATGAAACAATAATTATGTCCTTCAATAATTTTGTTAAGGTAAATTCATATCGATGACatgtagttttaaatttttacattttttttttaattctctgTTCAATATATTTAATTAGCTTTGATTCTTGACCATGTTTTCTGTTTATATTTGCAAGGGTCAATATCTGTTAAACAAcaattttaacttttgtttttgTTGAATAGAGGAAAGCTAACTACATGGCATATGTAATTCTAGAAGTAGTGTCTAACAAATCAACGAGTTcagctttaaaaaattaatatgtatattttttaatattttattatattctatAAGACACTTGTAATCCTTTAATCTTTTTTGTGAAGTCTAAAACTCTAATAATAGTGtatcaaataaattttcaataaataatgtTAGGAGTAAATTACTTGTTTggtttaatcatttaattttaagctattattataaaaaaattataaggttGAGATTAGGTTGGTTATaccaaaattaaatgataatgaaaaattaattaatttggattgagaattgagttttaattcaatGTTTGAAAATCAAAGGTAAGGAATTCACATGATACAAGTGATCCCTTTTAACTCACAACCGGAGGAGCTTATCAAACTTGTCTTCTATTTTATATCCCTATACCAAAACAGGAAGACCAAGTAATGAGCATTACGTAAATAGTTTGATTAATcgagttttttaaaattatattacaggtgttttatttgttttatcatttaaatatacTCCCATTcaagttgaatgtgatatttaagtaaattctttttaataatatctactttaaaacttaaatttggttcaaatgttttaatttttttaaaatcttactAATAAGAGTTATGCTGGTTTAGCTCTAAAACTATTAAAAGTGATTGgctaaaatattcttttatataaaaaaattaattttattaaaacaattcaaaaaattttatatataaaaaattttaaaattttaatttaatatttttaatgactGAACTCCTTATATTATTAAACTACTTAAAGACCTATTTCATACTCTAAGACTGTTAAAAGTGATTGactaaaatatccttttaaacaaaataataattttattaaaatatttcaaacttttttatataaaaattctctattaaaattttaatgattgaaCTCTTTAtgttattaaactatttaaaataatCGATTTTCTATCCAATGGTGATCTAAAAATATGACATAGAGGGCAGgggtgaagtcaaaaaatttttttggggtcagaattaaattgtatatttttatgattctaaaaatacaatttcaccattttaatagcctatatttttataatttttagagaattaaataaaatttttatcatttttgggagctaaagtgcaattttatcattattaatttaaaattttataaactataaaggacttaaatagaaaattttctatcttAAGGGAGTGAACCTGCCAGCCCCTAGATCCACCTCTTTTCCTATTTTTTCCattgatatataaaaaatatttttttaaaaaaatttataaatattttaaaattttgatatacaAAAAAGTtctctattaaaaatttaatttaatattttaattattgaaacCCTTATGTTGTTAAACcacttaaaataatttatttcctaTGTATCAACCAACCAACTCTTCCATTAcgttttctttgattttttttaattaataaaatattttaaaacctgATATAAACAAATTtctctattaaaatttaaaaattcaatttaaaaaatgaaaaacctAATAACTAATTCATCACAAAGTAGTAAATTATGGTAGATaacacaataattataaatttcattattaaaattttaaaatttgattattaatatgaAATATTAGAATGTGAGATACTGAGAAAATACATTTCTATCTTACTTACAATTACAATCTGATCGTCAACACTTATACACAATAAATGGATCACTAACAAAATAGACAACTATCATAAACTACTTAACTAACAATGAACTGCTCATAACTATTTTACATCACTTAGTTACTGCTAATATTCCCCCTGCAGACTCGCTTTGAAAAATATTAGCAGCAAGGACATTCATCCTGTTACGACAAGATAAAAAAACACCCATGGTTAACGGTTTAGTAAGCACATCAACAACTTGATTAGTTCCAGGAACGTAATTAACCTGAAGTTGACCATTAAGCACCTTGTCACGCGCAAAATGTAAATCTAGCTCAATGTGCTTAACTCGAGCATGTAACACTGGATTTGTTGCCAAAGATACAGTGCTAGAGTTATCACAACAAATCACTGGTGTACCCTTAGGCCTTAACCTTCACACCTATTTCGTCCATAAGAGACCGAAACCATGTTACTTCAGATGTTGCATAAGCTAAACTTCGATACTCAGCTTTTCAAGTGGATCGAGATGCTACACTTTGCTTCTTAGAGGTCCATCCATTGAGGTTGTTGCCAAGATACACACAAAACCCTGATGTTGACTTACGATCCTCAAGAGAACTAGCCCAATCAGCATCGGAAAAAAATTGTTAAGGAGACACTAGAAGGCTGAAACACCAGATCATGAGTCAGTGTACCACGAATATACCGTAGGATTCGTTTTATAGCTGTCCAATGAACATGTGGATGATGCATATACTGACTAACTTTGTTAACAACAAATGCTATGTCAGGTCGAGTCAGACACAAATACTGCAAACTACCAATAACCTGCCAATATTCAATGCCATCGTCAAGTTGTGAACCAGTTAATGAGGTGAGTGTAGGGGATTTGACCATAGGTGTATGTACTGGTTTAGCATTAGCCATATGAGCACGCTCCAAAATTTCTCGAGTATACTTCAGCTGAGACACATGCAAACAATCACCATTTCTATTCACTTCAAGACCAAGAAAGAAATTCAACTCTCCTAAATCCTTTAAGGAGAATGTCTGATTCAAACACAGAATCACTTCATCTAGGTCAAAGCATATATCACCTGTCACTATTATATCACCGACATATACAACAAGAAAAATAGAACCATATATAGTTTGTTTGAAAAATAATGAGGAACCGGCTCGTGAAACCTGAAAATTCAGTTGTTGAACTAACAATTCCCTTAATTTTTCAAACCATGCTCTCAGAGCCAGCTTAAGACCATAGAGAGCTTTGTTTAGGCGACAAGCTAAAGGCTTCCCATTGACCTCCATGACCTCAAAACCAGGTGGTTGTCTCATGTATATATCTTCAGTCAAATCCCCATTTGGAAAAGCATTATTGACATCAACTTGTTGTAGTTTCCACTTTCTCGACACAGCTAGCACCAGAATCATTCGAATCGTGTTTGCTTTGACCATTGGACTGAATGTCTCATGATAATCCAAACCTGCAGCTTGAGAAAAACCTTGAGCAACCAAACGAACTTTATTTCGAGCCACACTGCCATCTGGGTTCTTTTTTACCTTAAACAACCATTTGAAACCCACAAGACATCGATCAGCTGGTGCTGGCACTAAATACCAAGTATTATTTTTGACAAGAGCTTGTAGTTCATCATGAATCCAATCCTTCCATTCTGGAATGGCCATAGCTTCATGAATATCAACTGGCTCAACAGGGCTAAGAGAAGCAGTGTAAACTCTTGGCTTGTAAACCCTAGCTTTACTCCGACTAACCATAGGATGAATATTGCTTTGAGTGGAACCTGGCAGCTCTGAATTGACAGGAGGAATTATACTCTGAGTACGCTGATTGTCCTCTAATTTAGTTATGGACAAGCCTGAAGTAATAGAGTACTGTGGAGGAGACGGTATAGAAGACTCAGAAGACAGTAATACAAAACCCACAAGATGAGGACTTACATATGAGGTCCTTATAGGTGAAGGAACCATAACTACTGGAAGTGTAATACTAGTAGCGGGACTATCAGAAGTTGCAGCAGGCTTCGAGCTCAAACCATTGGCAAATGGGAAAACCCCTTCATCGAATTGAACATGACGAGAAATATACACTCGACCAGTCTTATCCAAACACTTATAACCTTTGTGATTTGGTTCATAGCCCAGGAATGTGCAAGGCGTGGACCTATATTGTAACTTGTGACGGTTGTATGGTCCCAGCAAAGGATAGCATAAACACCCAAACACACTAAGCACCTTATACTCAGGCTTCTGACCAAGAAGTTTTTCCATTAGAGAAATTCCACCTAACACCTTTGTAGGAAGCAAATTCGTGAGATACACAGTAGAATAAAAATCATCAAACCAATAAGACAAAGGTAATGATGCCTGAGCAAGCAGAACCAAACCAGTTTCCACAATTTGCCGATGACACCTTTCCACCATCCCATTTTGCTCAGACGTGTGCGAATAGTGAGTCGATAAGCTATACCACACCCATTAAGATATTAATCAAAGGTGCGAAAGTCACCTCCCCCATCTGTCTGAAGTTGTTTGATCTTGACACCAAGTTGAAGTTCAACATGAGTTTTGAAGGTCAAAAACATTTGTAGTGCATTAGATTTCTTGCGAAGAAAATATATCAATGTGTGCCATGAAAAAGCATATACAAACGAAATGTAATATTGATAACCAGAAGAGTAGTAAGGTGCAAGACCCCATAAATCAACAACAACAAGTTCAAGAGGAGCAGAATATACTGAATTAGTAGCCACAAATGGCAGGTTATGACTTTTAATTACCAAGAACACAAGCATTACATAAAGAAGGTGACTTATTTGTAGGAATTGAAACATTACAAGACACCAACACTTCTTTTATAACAGCAAAAGATGGATGACCAAGTCGTTGATGCCACCGAGTGAACCTGTAATCTGGACTAGAATTCTGACACACCTCATCAGCAGCCGTGTTTTCAACAGTCAATGCATGTTTGGGAGAAACAGAGGAAAACTGATACAATCCATTTTCCTCAGTGCCGCGAAGTGGTATCCAGCGTGATTCCAGATCCTTGATAAAGCAGGAAgttggataaaatttaaaaaacacactgTTATCCTTAATAAACTTGGAAATAGAAAGATTTTTGTGGATGTCTGGAACATATAATAAATCTTTAAGAAGCAACAGATCAGACCCATGAGATAAATCAGACTCACCAATGCAAGAAATAGGAATAGATTGACCATTACTGAGAACAACTTTACCTGACCCATTGTACAATTGACAGTCATTGAACTTGGTAGAGTCATTTGTCATGTGTGTAGTAGCTCCACTGTCAGGATACCACTAAATGACGAGCCCAATCTTCTAAACCCAGAGGAGTTCGATTGCCCAGACCTAACACTAGGGTTTAGGACATCATAATCATACGCCGAATCATATTTGAGATAACAGCGCCGGGCGACATGACCAACCTTGCCACAGATTTGACATTGAAGGCGCGTTCCACCATTAGATTGTCCACGCCCCCGACCGCGAAACTCGGTTGCTCGATTGGACCGAAACACTTGAGGTGGTGGTTGTCCAACATATGTAGGCATGACCATAGCAGACTGAGAACCCGACGACAACGATTTGTTCTCTATCGCAAGATATGCAGAAAACGTGACCTAAGACAGATGCACTTATTGGTGAGCTTCAACATCTAACAGCGCCGTCGTAATGCCTTATAAAGCAAAAGGCGCTCGACTCGTCATTATTATAGAAACGACATGATCATATTCCAGAGGAAGATCATTAAGAATGGCTGATTGATACTCCGGAATATGATCATATTGAAAATCATGTCGTTTCTATAATAACAGCCAGACTTTAAATAGAGAGACCATCGACCCCAACAATTTCTTTTGGTGGTATACGAACCGTTCCATCAATAAAGAACTGCAATCTGTGAGTTTTGATGACCAGTAAAACAAATTACTCTGATACCATATTAGAATGTGAGAAATTGAGAAAATACATTTCTATCTCACTTGCAATTACAATATGATCTTCAACACTTATACACCAGCAATGGATTACTAACAGAATTGACAACTATCCTGAACTACTTAACTAACAATGAACTGCCCATAACTATTTTATTTCACTTAGTTACTgctaatatgaattttttttaatacatttataaATATCATCACTATTGTAATCTTAAGATTTTAGattatatcaaaatttcaagttaCTCATATCTAAATTAAAATTACACTAAATCAGGAGGTTGAACTGGTAGTTTAACCAGTTCCACCAGTGACATTGGGATAATAAATCGACAGTTAAATcagtttattaaatttttagtattttactaatattttataaatttcagtTGTGTATGCAATTGTTGAATTGATGGTCGAACCGGTTGAATCGAAAACGGATGATTTGATTGGTTCGACTAtcgattaaatttttaaaacatttgtttcatATAAGTATAGATAATTTAACCGCATGTTTCTAAAATTACAAacctttttgaaaataaaattatttcttcaatttttttataattagaaattaataggaaaaaaacGACTATTCATAGTAAATTTCATCATATAAAGAttagtaattataaaataataatgcataACGAATAAGAATAGTAGCAAAtagtgatatatgaaaatttctcagttaaaatttaaaatttaaatttaaaataatgaaaaacgtAATAGTTTattcataacaaaataataaattatgatagataaacaataattataaaattcatcattaaaattttaaaatttgcataagcaattaatataaataaaagtttttgtaCATTTACaaatattaacattattataacataaaatttatattttaaattatatcaaaatttcaaattactcaaaatgaTATCTAAACTAAATCAAACTGACAAGTTGAATCAGTGGTTTAATCGATTCCATAACTGACATTGGGATAAAAAATTGACTGTTGAGCtggtttataaatttttaattgtgtATTCAATTTTTATTGAACTGAGGTCAAATTAGTTAAATCGAAAACGAATAATCTAATTAATTGGACTAATGATCCAATTTTGAAAACATTCATTATTGATAAGTATAGATCATTAAATTACATGTTTCTAAAATTACAAACCTTTCGAAAACAAAATTATTACTTCTGTTTTGATAATTTACAGTTAATAGAAAAACGATTATTCATAGTAATTTTCATAATATAACGGTTAATAATTGAAAAGTAATAATGCATAATGAATAGTagcaaatcatttattaaatagttatatataattgataaaaaagataaaatataaatatgatcacccattatttaaaatgatttattttactATCCAacttaaaaaacaataataaaattttactttcagtcactcaattttttaaaaattgtatttagTTAACTTCATAAATTATAGATTAGAAacttatatttgaaaaatgatgAATATTTTATCTTTACACTATGGAAATCTTTATATTCCATTTATAATTTCTTGAttaactttaatatatattatataaataaggtcttaatttattatatttatttctcaagaatttaaatttaaatgttataatgtttaaaaaacTTGAGTCTGCTTTGATAGCACGTTATCATTTGCTCAATTGGCAagtccaaattttttttcttagggTTTGCTTTAGCTGACAAGAACTTTTCTATATTCAAGAAAATCAGGAGACTACAAATCGATAATAGAAAAGATTGTGATTTTGTCTGTTCTACAACCAAGTCGGTGAAAAGAAACAAGTTGGCGTGCGAAGGAGTTTCGTCAATGGAGAAAGATATGGCGCATTTATGCCTCGATGATGAGGAAAAAGAAGTCGTGAAATTTGGGGTGGAGCCTAATCTGCAAAAATTAGGCTATGATCTTTGTTTGGTAGGGTGTTGTCTTACAGCAAGTGTGGTCCACTTCCTTGCCATGAAAAATACTATAGCTAATTTGTGGCATATATTGGGAGGAATTCAGATATCAGATTTCGGAGAAAATCACTATTTTTTTCGTTTCTTCCACGAAGTTGATGTGGAATGTGTTATGTTCCTCTAGTGTTCACGGACTTTTGAGTACAAGTGCATGATCTTCCGCCAGGTTTTTtctcagataatgtggcaaaacAACTTGAGAATTTTGTAGGTAAATTCCTGGAATATGATACAAGACAATCAAATCAgagttataaaaattttatacgtAGTAGGGTTTAGTTGGATGTACGAAAATCGCTAAAAAGGAGGGAAAATTTATGGCATCACAATCAAATTTTGTTTACGTTAAATTTAGATATGAAAAtttctctattttgtttcctgTGTGGTTGTTTAAGGCATGGGGATAGATTATGTCGAAAAGAATAAATATTGGGATGATGGAAGTAAAGTGTGGGTGGGACTTGTGTCTGAAGGCACAACCAAGAAGAGCGACGATTACACTGAGTGTTTGGCTGAGGGAGGATAATAATGGGGATAATTTTGGGTAATCTATCGGAAAACAAAATGAAGGAAGGAGTGGAAGGTCGGTAGGAAATTTTGACCTACGACAAAACGACAACTTCATGAGATCTATTTTAAGTTTCAATTTGGAAGGAGGAGGGACTTAAGATAAAGGGAAATGAATCAAAACTTCTGAAAGGATGGGGAGAGCAGATATGGAGGATGATAGGGAAGAGCTTCCACTAGTGAATAGCGAGGGAAAAATAAGGCCTAGGTTAGATAAACAAATTCTAGAGAGATCTTTTTGTACACTCATGGCTGAAGGGAGTGAGAGATGTGAGGAAATTTGCAAAAAATAGATATCAGCGCGTGCCAATAGGTAAGCCAACCtgatgtaataaaaatattaacctGGAATGTGTGTGGATTA
Coding sequences within it:
- the LOC107915461 gene encoding uncharacterized protein — encoded protein: MFARLSLFDDGSLLAELQVKPTSIQQIKGRQLEDESLGLQFQQIESGSTMDFGLNSKVRTNYSLQKLTKLYITEMRHEIKYSVGDFISLKVSPWNKLELPPVLDRIYGVFHVSMLRCYGSDPTHIVPVEEIEVRPNLTFQEEPIQILGRDVKVLRRKSVPFVKKRHDFQYDHIPEYQSAILNDLPLEYDHVTFSAYLAIENKSLSSGSQSAMVMPTYVGQPPPQVFRSNRATEFRGRGRGQSNGGTRLQCQICGKWYPDSGATTHMTNDSTKFNDCQLYNGSGKVVLSNGQSIPISCIGESDLSHGSDLLLLKDLLYVPDIHKNLSISKFIKDNSVFFKFYPTSCFIKDLESRWIPLRGTEENGLYQFSSVSPKHALTVENTAADEVCQNSSPDYRFTRWHQRLGHPSFAVIKEVLVSCNVSIPTNKSPSLCNACVLVYSAPLELVVVDLWGLAPYYSSGYQYYISFVYAFSWHTLIYFLRKKSNALQMFLTFKTHVELQLGVKIKQLQTDGGGDFRTFD